Proteins encoded together in one Sceloporus undulatus isolate JIND9_A2432 ecotype Alabama chromosome 4, SceUnd_v1.1, whole genome shotgun sequence window:
- the C4H1orf194 gene encoding protein C1orf194 homolog, translated as MPTTSCPFPIPDSEDGKPYPGNSQTFPKTPYPVPAHLGHQQDPWNRLHGARTLASIRREVWYSEPEVSRDSLDFHLSALYNHHEDLLQDKNKVVLHKETIFDNHGILKGLEPEQERRAPSVHCPSSKGICVRHWINPVKESIHSIEGAIESPHTAATNSGYSRKENGGIFYH; from the exons ATGCCAACCACCAGCTGCCCCTTCCCAATCCCCGACTCTGAAGATGGGAAACCCTACCCTGGAAACAGCCAGACCTTCCCG AAAACACCCTATCCTGTACCTGCCCATCTTGGCCACCAGCAAGACCCCTGGAATCGCTTACATGGAGCACGTACCCTAGCAAGCATCCGAAGAGAAGTCTGGTACTCAGAACCTGAG GTTTCCAGAGACAGCCTGGATTTTCATCTCAGTGCTCTGTACAATCACCATGAAGACCTGCTTCAAGACAAGAACAAAGTAGTTCTCCATAAAGAAACAATCTTTGATAACCATGG GATACTGAAAGGTTTAGAGCCTGAGCAGGAACGCCGTGCACCTTCAGTTCATTGTCCCTCTTCCAAGGGCATCTGTGTGAGACACTGGATCAACCCAGTAAAAGAGTCAATCCACAGCATTGAGGGAGCCATTG agtCTCCACACACAGCTGCCACTAACAGTGGATACTCCCGCAAAGAGAATGGAGGGATCTTCTATCACTAA